Proteins from a genomic interval of Actinoalloteichus hymeniacidonis:
- a CDS encoding M23 family metallopeptidase, whose amino-acid sequence MTLRRRIGALATAFAISLLGLVVGQGTALAAPNYQVPFECGETVNANTRTNHSPVQSVDFQRSNINNLPVLASAAGRVSRVENTGSTSYGRWIEINHGSGFTTRYAHLSSQSVSVGTQVRLGQQIGRVGSTGGSTGPHLHYEQRSGGSPVRVTLHGVAVPYYGNTNFTSENSCPGGGNPYTPTEVCGTGYRVINQRALGTAGTVYLTYNSSNQHNCVVTLKSKSVGTPTATSAFLEVQGQSRQTDSGSFGYYAGPVRKAAGSTCVKWGGSAGGQSYTSPFEHCG is encoded by the coding sequence ATGACGCTCAGAAGACGGATCGGTGCTTTAGCGACGGCCTTCGCCATCTCACTGCTCGGCCTGGTCGTCGGGCAGGGAACGGCGCTGGCCGCCCCGAATTACCAGGTGCCGTTCGAATGTGGCGAGACCGTCAACGCGAACACTCGAACGAACCACAGCCCGGTTCAATCCGTCGATTTCCAACGTAGCAACATCAACAATCTTCCGGTGCTCGCCTCCGCCGCGGGACGGGTCTCCCGCGTCGAGAACACCGGTAGCACCAGCTACGGCCGCTGGATCGAGATCAACCACGGATCCGGTTTCACCACCCGGTACGCCCATTTGTCCAGCCAGTCCGTCTCGGTCGGCACCCAGGTCCGCCTGGGCCAGCAGATCGGCCGGGTCGGCTCGACGGGCGGTTCGACCGGGCCCCACCTGCACTACGAGCAGCGTTCTGGGGGCTCGCCGGTGCGAGTCACGCTGCATGGAGTCGCGGTCCCTTACTACGGAAACACCAATTTCACCAGTGAGAACAGCTGCCCCGGCGGCGGTAACCCGTACACGCCCACCGAGGTGTGCGGCACCGGCTACCGGGTCATCAACCAACGGGCCCTCGGCACTGCCGGCACGGTCTACCTGACGTACAACTCGTCCAATCAGCACAACTGCGTGGTTACGTTGAAGTCCAAGTCCGTAGGCACCCCGACCGCCACCTCGGCGTTCCTCGAGGTGCAGGGTCAGAGTCGACAGACCGACTCCGGTTCCTTCGGCTATTACGCGGGCCCCGTGCGCAAGGCAGCGGGCAGCACATGTGTGAAGTGGGGCGGGTCGGCAGGCGGCCAGTCCTACACCAGTCCGTTCGAGCACTGCGGCTGA
- a CDS encoding phosphatase PAP2 family protein has product MINTIGGRVLSSLRSPDPAAEAHDVVPMAAGEPEIDGVPAVSATWYQNLVEFANGTPGWVHLFAEVGTEALPILLVVLMAVNWWRSRRLGAAVTAQAFLAPTATAIAYFISDIAKSIIQQPRPCQAMDLVSIAPCSPMGDWSFPSNHTTFAMAAAVGLAIAWRRTMPWVLTGAVLTGFSRVFVGAHYPHDVVVGLALGAAVAAAIMFGTRRPTTTLVTWASGVPALRWAVATGRQPDATEPATVRLPATPAAPTTSPGDGDPGGAPDANSLPTQRIPAAHGRGHRDPARSGMPQEPTERIQVRPPSNRPLSREDGRPAARPGTPADRERTTRLRHPR; this is encoded by the coding sequence ATGATCAACACGATTGGAGGTCGGGTGCTCTCCTCCCTGCGTTCGCCCGACCCCGCCGCCGAAGCCCACGACGTCGTGCCCATGGCCGCAGGGGAGCCGGAGATCGACGGTGTCCCGGCCGTGAGCGCGACCTGGTATCAGAACCTCGTCGAGTTCGCCAACGGCACGCCGGGGTGGGTGCATCTGTTCGCAGAGGTGGGCACCGAGGCCTTACCGATCCTGTTGGTCGTCCTGATGGCGGTGAACTGGTGGCGATCGAGGAGACTCGGGGCCGCCGTCACCGCGCAGGCCTTCCTCGCGCCGACGGCAACGGCGATCGCCTACTTCATCAGTGACATCGCCAAGTCGATCATTCAACAGCCGCGGCCCTGCCAGGCCATGGACCTGGTATCGATCGCGCCATGTTCACCCATGGGCGACTGGTCCTTCCCCAGTAACCACACCACCTTCGCGATGGCGGCGGCCGTCGGCCTGGCCATCGCCTGGCGCCGCACCATGCCCTGGGTGCTCACGGGGGCGGTGTTGACCGGGTTCTCCCGGGTGTTCGTCGGCGCGCACTACCCGCACGACGTCGTCGTGGGCCTGGCGCTCGGCGCGGCCGTGGCCGCCGCGATCATGTTCGGCACACGCCGACCCACCACCACACTCGTGACCTGGGCGTCGGGCGTTCCCGCGCTGCGTTGGGCGGTGGCGACGGGCAGGCAGCCGGACGCCACGGAGCCTGCGACCGTGCGATTGCCCGCCACCCCGGCCGCACCGACGACGAGTCCAGGCGACGGCGATCCCGGCGGGGCCCCGGACGCGAACTCGCTGCCCACCCAACGAATCCCCGCAGCCCACGGTCGAGGACACCGTGATCCCGCCCGGTCGGGCATGCCGCAGGAGCCGACCGAGCGCATCCAGGTGCGTCCGCCGTCGAACCGCCCGCTGAGTCGCGAGGACGGTCGACCAGCTGCACGTCCGGGCACCCCGGCCGATCGGGAGAGGACCACCCGACTACGTCATCCGCGCTGA
- the pcp gene encoding pyroglutamyl-peptidase I yields MTVVLLTGFEPFDGASTNPSWQAVVQAERRWSGSARLHTAELPVDFERCGPTLVEALDEYRPDLVVAVGQAGGRAGIALERVAVNIDDARIPDNAGNQPVDVPIVEGGPAAYFGTLPVKACVADLREAGIPAAVSQTAGTFTCNHVFYRLMHELTARRGAGTGPEPRGGFVHIPFAPEQASDGRHPSMAVDVSTAALLRIVDTSLSVTTDRALPGGALH; encoded by the coding sequence ATGACCGTCGTCCTGCTCACCGGCTTCGAGCCCTTCGACGGCGCGAGCACCAACCCGTCCTGGCAGGCCGTGGTGCAGGCGGAACGGCGGTGGTCCGGGTCGGCTCGGCTGCATACCGCCGAGTTGCCCGTCGACTTCGAACGTTGCGGGCCCACACTGGTCGAGGCGTTGGACGAGTACCGCCCCGATCTGGTCGTCGCGGTGGGCCAGGCAGGCGGCCGGGCCGGAATCGCCCTGGAGCGGGTGGCGGTCAACATCGATGACGCACGCATCCCGGACAACGCGGGCAATCAACCGGTGGACGTGCCGATCGTCGAGGGCGGCCCCGCCGCCTACTTCGGCACGCTGCCGGTCAAGGCGTGTGTGGCGGATCTGCGGGAGGCGGGCATCCCCGCCGCCGTGTCCCAGACGGCGGGCACCTTCACCTGCAATCACGTCTTCTACCGGCTGATGCACGAGTTGACGGCGCGGCGCGGCGCAGGCACGGGTCCGGAGCCGAGGGGTGGGTTCGTCCACATTCCGTTCGCTCCCGAGCAGGCGAGCGACGGCAGGCATCCCAGCATGGCGGTGGACGTCTCCACCGCCGCATTGCTGCGGATCGTCGACACGAGCCTGTCGGTGACGACGGATCGTGCGCTGCCCGGCGGGGCGCTGCACTGA
- a CDS encoding DNA polymerase subunit beta, translated as MPSTSPALDARIDRLRSIAHAEPRLDGVLLYGSWTLGEADAHSDIEAYLFVAEEHLGDFDGREFLTGLAPLSLAYTNGFGILAVVFDDLMRGEFHLDSAAGCVEQVTSWRGLVHLPEPERAVLLDRSGRLLPAARSLSEFAAPAPADTARQLVDELANWTLMLAQVLARGEYARVHTALTTMVAPHQLQLCRLLRGSTAHWLTPSRALEADLPEADVARYAATTAALEPVALAAAARQSWQWSRDLASEAEARWGIRLDEQLYRDIAADLDAAR; from the coding sequence ATGCCCTCGACATCTCCGGCACTCGACGCCAGGATCGATCGGCTCCGCTCGATCGCACACGCCGAACCCCGGCTGGACGGTGTGCTGCTCTACGGGTCCTGGACCCTCGGCGAGGCCGATGCCCACTCCGACATCGAGGCGTATCTGTTCGTCGCCGAGGAGCACCTCGGCGACTTCGACGGCCGCGAGTTCCTCACCGGATTGGCGCCGTTGTCGTTGGCCTACACCAACGGCTTCGGGATTCTCGCCGTGGTGTTCGACGACCTCATGCGCGGCGAGTTCCATCTCGACTCCGCCGCCGGTTGTGTCGAACAGGTGACCTCCTGGCGTGGCCTGGTGCACCTTCCCGAACCGGAGCGGGCCGTGCTGCTGGACCGCAGTGGTCGGCTGCTCCCCGCCGCGCGCAGCCTTAGCGAGTTCGCCGCGCCCGCGCCTGCCGACACCGCGCGGCAACTCGTCGACGAACTGGCCAACTGGACGCTGATGCTCGCGCAGGTGTTGGCCCGGGGCGAGTACGCCCGCGTGCATACCGCGCTGACCACCATGGTCGCGCCGCACCAACTCCAGTTGTGCAGGCTGCTACGGGGCTCCACCGCCCACTGGCTGACTCCCAGCCGGGCATTGGAGGCGGACCTACCCGAGGCCGACGTCGCCCGCTATGCCGCCACCACCGCCGCACTGGAGCCGGTCGCATTGGCGGCGGCCGCCCGGCAGAGCTGGCAGTGGAGTCGTGATCTCGCCTCGGAGGCCGAGGCACGGTGGGGCATCCGACTCGACGAGCAGCTGTACCGCGACATCGCCGCCGACCTCGACGCCGCCCGGTGA
- a CDS encoding glycosyl hydrolase family 8, giving the protein MTTLPVAVAAAVTLTASAGIAHSAAPAAESPSSGVGTTVTSSIADSPARPSALLSPSASAADQEAAIAEFYTDWKSAFVRNDCQDDWYHVYSPDAYEPYVAEGQGYGLVITAQMADVDPEAQQLFDGILQYVLDHPSALDPDLMAGAQDLSCNTTGGQDSATDGDLDIAYGLLLADAVWGSEGVHDYHALAVRRIDAIKRSEVHPDTRLMELGDWAHPEWTPELYWGSRPSDWMLGHFRAFREATGDSDWDTIRIAHQDLIETLQQDYAPDTGLLPDFVQDTGTDPKPAQGQFLESDTDGYFSWNACRTPWRIGVDAVESGDPRSVAAAQRMDEWIKQSTGGDPNQIGSGYRLDGTRYATGSDAAFFAPFAVAAMSNPESQQWLDALWAKIVATEVDPDTYYAASIQLQVMLIVSGTGVTL; this is encoded by the coding sequence ATGACAACGTTACCGGTGGCCGTCGCCGCCGCCGTGACTCTCACGGCGTCGGCCGGGATCGCGCACTCCGCCGCCCCTGCGGCCGAGTCGCCTTCCAGCGGAGTCGGCACCACGGTGACGAGCTCGATAGCGGATTCCCCCGCCCGGCCGAGCGCGCTGCTCTCCCCCTCGGCGTCCGCCGCCGATCAGGAGGCGGCCATCGCCGAGTTCTACACGGACTGGAAGTCGGCGTTCGTGCGCAACGACTGTCAGGACGACTGGTACCACGTCTACTCACCCGACGCCTACGAACCGTATGTCGCCGAGGGGCAGGGCTACGGTCTGGTGATCACCGCCCAGATGGCCGACGTCGATCCCGAGGCGCAGCAGCTGTTCGACGGCATCCTGCAGTACGTGCTCGATCATCCGTCCGCGTTGGACCCCGACCTGATGGCGGGCGCCCAGGACCTGTCGTGCAACACGACGGGCGGCCAGGACTCCGCCACCGACGGCGACCTGGACATCGCCTACGGCCTGCTGCTGGCCGACGCCGTCTGGGGTAGCGAGGGCGTCCACGACTATCACGCGCTGGCGGTCCGGCGCATCGACGCGATCAAGCGCAGCGAGGTCCACCCGGACACCCGCCTGATGGAACTGGGCGACTGGGCGCACCCGGAGTGGACGCCCGAGCTCTATTGGGGCAGCAGGCCCTCCGACTGGATGCTCGGGCACTTCCGCGCGTTCCGCGAGGCCACCGGGGACAGCGACTGGGACACCATCCGGATCGCTCACCAGGACCTGATCGAGACGCTCCAGCAGGACTACGCGCCCGACACGGGGCTGCTCCCGGACTTCGTGCAGGACACCGGGACCGACCCGAAGCCCGCCCAGGGACAGTTCCTGGAGAGCGATACCGACGGCTACTTCAGTTGGAACGCCTGCCGGACTCCGTGGCGGATCGGAGTCGACGCGGTGGAATCCGGCGATCCCCGTTCGGTCGCCGCCGCCCAGCGGATGGACGAGTGGATCAAGCAGTCCACCGGCGGTGACCCGAACCAGATCGGCTCGGGCTACCGGCTGGACGGCACCCGGTACGCCACCGGCTCGGATGCGGCGTTCTTCGCTCCCTTCGCGGTGGCCGCGATGAGCAACCCGGAGAGCCAGCAGTGGTTGGACGCGCTGTGGGCGAAGATCGTGGCAACCGAGGTCGACCCCGACACCTACTACGCGGCCAGCATCCAACTGCAGGTGATGCTGATCGTCAGCGGCACGGGCGTCACCCTGTAA
- a CDS encoding RNA polymerase sigma factor, with the protein MTASDPRPAIDAVWRTESARLIAGLARFLHDVGLAEEFAQDALVAALEQWPETGIPRNPGAWLTTIAKRRAIDHLRRRERFAANLVELGRNQGVDGVGTAPDAASEQLDSDDIQDDLLRLVFVSCHPVLSTDARVALTLRLLGGLTTEEIARGFLVPESTVAQRIVRAKRTLTKAGVPFEVPAPADRPARIASVLSVIYLIFNEGYAATSGEDWMRPALCEEALRLGRVLAGLLPEDAEVHGLVALMEIQASRMRARTSPTGDPVLLLDQNRARWDRLLINRGLAALERSEALAHPRGPYAMQAAIAACHARARTAEETDWIRIAALYQALALQTPSPVVELNRAVALSMAFGPAVGLELVDTLTGEPSLAAHHLLPSLRGDLLRRLGRDSEAATEFARAATLTKNARERALLAERAAACEAAAHRMQRTGAAAEPSAMDLDSAARRPVTG; encoded by the coding sequence ATGACGGCTTCCGACCCTCGCCCTGCGATCGACGCGGTGTGGCGAACCGAGTCGGCGCGGCTCATCGCAGGCCTCGCCCGATTCCTCCACGATGTCGGCCTTGCCGAGGAGTTCGCGCAGGACGCCCTGGTGGCGGCCTTGGAACAGTGGCCGGAGACCGGGATTCCCCGGAATCCGGGAGCGTGGTTGACGACCATCGCGAAACGTCGGGCCATCGACCATCTCCGCCGTAGGGAACGCTTCGCGGCCAACCTCGTGGAGTTGGGCCGCAATCAGGGCGTGGACGGGGTCGGGACCGCGCCGGATGCGGCGAGCGAGCAGCTCGACTCCGACGACATCCAGGACGACCTGCTTCGCCTGGTGTTCGTCTCCTGCCATCCGGTGCTGTCCACCGATGCCAGGGTCGCCCTCACCCTGCGGCTACTCGGCGGTCTGACCACCGAGGAGATCGCCAGAGGTTTCCTGGTCCCGGAGTCGACGGTGGCCCAGCGGATCGTCCGGGCCAAACGCACGCTTACCAAGGCCGGGGTGCCCTTCGAGGTACCCGCCCCTGCGGACCGACCAGCCCGGATCGCCTCCGTGCTCAGCGTGATCTACCTGATCTTCAACGAGGGTTACGCGGCGACCTCGGGCGAGGACTGGATGCGGCCCGCCCTATGCGAGGAGGCGTTGCGGCTCGGCAGGGTGCTCGCCGGACTGCTGCCCGAGGACGCCGAGGTCCATGGTCTGGTCGCCCTGATGGAGATCCAGGCGTCGAGGATGCGGGCGCGCACCTCGCCCACCGGTGATCCCGTGTTGCTGCTCGACCAGAACCGAGCCCGGTGGGATCGACTGCTCATCAATCGGGGACTCGCGGCCTTGGAACGGTCGGAGGCCCTCGCACACCCGCGCGGACCGTATGCGATGCAGGCTGCGATCGCAGCGTGTCATGCGCGGGCCCGCACCGCCGAGGAGACCGACTGGATCCGCATCGCCGCGCTGTATCAAGCGCTCGCCCTGCAGACGCCGTCCCCGGTGGTGGAACTCAACCGGGCGGTCGCGCTGTCGATGGCCTTCGGACCGGCGGTGGGACTGGAACTGGTCGACACGCTGACCGGGGAACCGAGCCTGGCGGCCCATCACCTGCTGCCGAGCCTGCGTGGCGATCTGCTTCGGCGACTCGGCCGCGATTCCGAGGCGGCCACCGAGTTCGCCAGGGCCGCCACGCTCACCAAGAACGCGCGGGAACGCGCCCTGCTCGCGGAACGCGCGGCCGCCTGCGAGGCCGCCGCGCATCGGATGCAGCGGACCGGAGCCGCCGCCGAGCCGTCGGCCATGGACCTCGACTCGGCGGCGAGGCGACCGGTTACAGGGTGA
- a CDS encoding YciI family protein, with protein MRFMVLVKSDADTEAGVLPSEELLTAMGRYNEELVAAGVLLAGEGLQASQNGARVQWNDGAAPTVVDGPFAEAKELVAGFWILQVKSKAEAIEWAKRCPAPEQGEQVLEVRQIFEMDDFGDAATPEVRESAEALRSKTEKK; from the coding sequence ATGCGATTCATGGTCTTGGTCAAGTCCGATGCCGACACCGAGGCGGGCGTGCTTCCGAGCGAGGAACTGCTCACCGCGATGGGCCGCTACAACGAGGAGCTGGTCGCGGCGGGCGTCCTGCTCGCAGGCGAGGGTCTCCAGGCCAGCCAGAACGGCGCCAGGGTCCAGTGGAACGACGGCGCCGCCCCGACGGTGGTCGACGGCCCATTCGCGGAGGCCAAGGAGCTCGTCGCCGGATTCTGGATCCTGCAGGTGAAGTCGAAGGCGGAGGCCATCGAGTGGGCCAAGCGCTGCCCGGCCCCGGAACAGGGCGAGCAGGTACTGGAGGTCCGACAGATCTTCGAGATGGACGACTTCGGCGACGCCGCGACCCCGGAGGTGCGCGAGTCGGCCGAGGCGCTGCGGTCGAAGACCGAGAAGAAGTGA
- a CDS encoding GntR family transcriptional regulator: MNAAPRGSGSTTARAPSAPRRSVLVDEVYETIKNLIMDHAIAPGERLSIDGLARRLEVSPTPVREALARLESTELVVKEPLRGYRTTALLTLEQLDDLYRFRLLLEPWAAAEAARGATEPAKDRLRAELDSCAPPDSQRYQALALHDTRFHLLIAELSGSAQIRRAFEQTHCHLHIFRLYYDQRIATMALAEHRRVTEAVVAGDPVAAKLAMRAHLEASYYERLRPLFDTGNPP; encoded by the coding sequence ATGAACGCTGCACCGAGGGGTTCCGGGTCGACGACGGCCCGCGCCCCGAGTGCGCCCCGCCGGAGCGTGTTGGTCGACGAGGTCTACGAGACGATCAAGAATCTGATCATGGACCACGCCATCGCCCCGGGCGAGCGGCTGTCCATCGACGGTCTGGCCCGCAGACTCGAGGTCTCCCCCACCCCGGTCCGGGAGGCCCTGGCCCGGTTGGAGTCGACCGAGCTGGTGGTCAAGGAGCCGCTGCGGGGGTATCGCACCACCGCGTTGCTCACGCTGGAGCAGCTGGACGATCTCTATCGCTTCCGTCTGCTGCTGGAACCCTGGGCCGCCGCCGAGGCCGCCCGAGGCGCCACCGAGCCCGCGAAGGACCGATTGCGGGCGGAGCTGGATTCCTGCGCGCCGCCGGATTCGCAGCGCTACCAGGCCCTGGCCCTGCACGACACCCGCTTCCATCTCCTCATCGCGGAGCTCTCCGGGAGCGCGCAGATCCGTCGCGCCTTCGAGCAGACCCACTGTCATCTGCATATCTTCCGGCTCTACTACGACCAGCGGATCGCGACGATGGCGCTGGCCGAGCATCGGCGGGTCACCGAGGCCGTCGTCGCGGGCGATCCCGTGGCGGCGAAATTGGCGATGCGTGCGCATCTGGAGGCCTCCTACTACGAGCGGCTACGCCCGCTGTTCGACACCGGGAACCCGCCGTGA
- a CDS encoding fumarylacetoacetate hydrolase family protein, with the protein MRLLRLGAPGAERPALRTDDGAFFDLSPITDDIDGAFLAAEGIDRARTALAAGTLPALDPTGLRIGAPIARPMAVLCIGQNYAAHARESGAEPPAQPILFFKHPNTIVGPDDAVRIPPGSSRTDWEVELAVVIGKRASRLAGPEDAAAHIAGYTVSNDISEREWQLERSGGQWSLGKCGPGFNPLGPWLVPAEDIGDPQSLRLRSWVNGAPRQDSATSDMVFDVAFLVWHLSRFLTLEPGDVINTGTPEGVALSGRFPYLGAGDVVELEIDGLGRQRQVMTGPEGEAA; encoded by the coding sequence GTGCGGCTGCTGCGACTCGGTGCACCCGGGGCCGAACGTCCCGCCCTGCGAACGGACGACGGCGCGTTCTTCGATCTGAGCCCGATCACCGACGACATCGACGGCGCGTTCCTCGCCGCCGAGGGCATCGACCGGGCCCGAACGGCGTTGGCCGCAGGCACGCTGCCCGCGCTGGATCCGACCGGGTTACGCATCGGCGCCCCGATCGCCCGGCCGATGGCCGTGCTGTGCATCGGCCAGAACTATGCCGCGCACGCCCGGGAGTCCGGGGCGGAACCACCCGCCCAGCCCATCCTGTTCTTCAAGCACCCCAACACCATCGTCGGCCCGGACGACGCGGTGCGGATTCCGCCGGGCAGTTCGCGCACCGACTGGGAGGTGGAGTTGGCCGTGGTGATCGGCAAGCGCGCCAGCCGACTCGCAGGCCCCGAGGATGCGGCGGCGCACATCGCCGGTTACACGGTCTCCAACGACATCTCCGAGCGCGAGTGGCAGCTGGAGCGCTCCGGCGGGCAGTGGTCGCTGGGCAAGTGCGGTCCCGGCTTCAATCCCCTGGGCCCCTGGTTGGTACCCGCCGAGGACATCGGCGATCCGCAGTCGCTGCGGCTGCGTTCCTGGGTCAACGGTGCGCCCCGGCAGGATTCCGCCACCTCGGACATGGTGTTCGACGTCGCGTTCCTGGTGTGGCACCTGAGCCGATTCCTCACGTTGGAACCCGGCGACGTGATCAACACCGGCACCCCGGAGGGTGTGGCGCTCTCCGGTCGTTTCCCCTATCTCGGTGCGGGCGATGTCGTGGAGTTGGAGATCGACGGCCTCGGCAGACAGCGACAGGTGATGACCGGGCCGGAGGGCGAGGCCGCGTGA
- a CDS encoding L-fuconate dehydratase, which yields MSRIVALEVSDVRFPTSRELDGSDAMNPDPDYSAAYLVLRTDEGPDGHGFVFTIGRGNDVQCAAIELLAPHVVGRDVEKLCADLGGLSRELVSDSQLRWLGPEKGVMHMAVGAVVNAAWDLAAKRAGMPVWRLLASLTPEQIVELVDWRYLTDALTPDEALEILRAAEPGRSERLQRLEREGYPGYTTSPGWLGYDDAKLARLATEAVAEGFDLIKLKVGAALDDDVRRLGVARAAVGPDVRIAIDANQRFDVDTAIPWLRRLREFNPWWIEEPTSPDDVLGHAAIRNAVAPMRVATGEHVQNRVMFKQLLQAGAIDILQIDATRVGGVNENVAILLLAAKFGVPVCPHAGGVGLCELVQHLAMFDYVAVSGALDGRAIEYVDHLHEHFSTPVRIRDGRYQVPIDPGSGAEMLADSRQRFAYPAGEVWRGGS from the coding sequence GTGAGCCGGATCGTCGCCCTGGAGGTGTCCGACGTCCGATTCCCGACCTCCCGGGAACTCGACGGCTCGGACGCCATGAATCCCGATCCCGACTACTCCGCCGCCTATCTGGTGCTGCGGACCGACGAGGGTCCCGACGGCCATGGTTTCGTGTTCACCATCGGTCGGGGCAACGACGTCCAGTGCGCGGCGATCGAGCTGCTCGCCCCGCACGTCGTCGGCCGCGATGTCGAGAAGTTGTGCGCCGACCTGGGCGGGCTGTCCCGGGAGCTGGTCTCGGACTCGCAGCTTCGCTGGCTCGGTCCCGAGAAGGGCGTCATGCATATGGCGGTGGGGGCCGTGGTCAACGCAGCGTGGGACCTGGCCGCCAAGCGCGCGGGGATGCCGGTGTGGCGACTGCTGGCGAGCCTGACTCCGGAGCAGATCGTCGAGTTGGTGGACTGGCGCTATCTGACCGACGCGCTCACCCCCGACGAGGCGCTGGAGATCCTGCGGGCCGCCGAACCCGGCCGATCCGAGCGGCTACAGCGACTCGAACGCGAGGGCTATCCCGGCTACACCACCTCGCCGGGGTGGCTCGGTTACGACGACGCCAAGTTGGCGAGGTTGGCGACCGAGGCGGTCGCCGAGGGTTTCGACCTGATCAAGTTGAAGGTCGGCGCCGCCCTCGACGACGACGTCCGCAGGCTCGGGGTGGCCAGGGCCGCGGTGGGTCCCGACGTGCGGATCGCCATCGACGCCAACCAGCGCTTCGACGTCGATACGGCCATCCCCTGGCTGCGCAGACTGCGCGAGTTCAACCCGTGGTGGATCGAGGAGCCGACCTCCCCCGACGACGTCCTCGGCCATGCCGCGATCCGCAACGCGGTGGCGCCGATGCGGGTCGCCACCGGTGAACACGTCCAGAACCGGGTGATGTTCAAGCAGCTCCTGCAGGCCGGGGCGATCGACATCCTGCAGATCGACGCCACCCGGGTCGGCGGGGTGAACGAGAACGTGGCGATCCTGTTGCTGGCGGCCAAGTTCGGGGTTCCGGTGTGCCCGCATGCCGGTGGAGTGGGCCTCTGCGAACTGGTCCAACACCTGGCGATGTTCGACTACGTGGCCGTGTCGGGAGCCCTCGACGGCCGGGCCATCGAGTACGTGGACCACCTGCATGAGCATTTCAGCACCCCGGTGCGGATCCGCGATGGCCGGTACCAGGTGCCGATCGATCCCGGATCCGGTGCGGAGATGCTCGCCGACTCCCGACAACGGTTCGCCTACCCCGCAGGCGAGGTGTGGCGCGGCGGGTCCTGA
- a CDS encoding acyltransferase family protein, translating into MTSTDSTAVPRRTRRGRVPEPRHARRGLSARLRAIDDATPAERDRVIDALRALAIVGVVLGHWLVSVVVFDQNGPHIASPLQHLPELTPLTWVLQLLGLFFFAGGWANVRSLDRASGGSASATTRGSILGRGYLPWLGARLDRMLRPVVLLAGFVAVLLAVLGLSGWTGADLYTVGLFVVSPLWFLPVYLVLTAGTPIVDAAVRRWGAWAAVGPAAVVLLLDLLRYGPWWELPASVGTPNLIAAWLVPYVLGVAFARGRLVQAAGPWLFVAGLAACVALIVFADYPASMTGVTGADRSNMGPPSLLVPAMALAQLGVALTFYRRLARALTRPWLWAIVVTINLVAMTVYLWHQTALMSTQLATHAVGLSLLGFDGVPADLTWLLSRLALLPLCGVVLCGFILLFRRWEQRSASTVLRPAAPAGATADAARPTAADQDPPRHTSPAG; encoded by the coding sequence ATGACCAGTACCGACTCGACCGCCGTTCCCCGCCGCACCCGACGAGGACGGGTACCCGAGCCACGCCACGCGCGGCGCGGTCTGTCCGCACGACTCCGGGCGATCGACGACGCCACCCCTGCGGAGCGCGACCGGGTGATCGATGCCCTGCGCGCGCTGGCGATCGTCGGTGTCGTCCTCGGCCACTGGCTGGTCAGCGTCGTCGTCTTCGACCAGAACGGGCCGCACATCGCCAGCCCGTTGCAGCATCTGCCCGAGTTGACACCGCTCACCTGGGTTCTGCAGTTACTCGGCCTGTTCTTCTTCGCAGGCGGTTGGGCCAATGTCCGCAGCCTCGACCGAGCCTCCGGCGGGAGCGCCTCGGCGACCACCCGAGGTTCGATTCTCGGCCGGGGATACCTGCCGTGGTTGGGCGCCCGGCTGGACCGGATGCTGCGACCGGTGGTGCTGCTGGCCGGGTTCGTCGCGGTGTTGCTCGCCGTGCTGGGCCTGAGCGGGTGGACGGGGGCCGACCTGTACACCGTCGGACTGTTCGTCGTCAGTCCACTGTGGTTCCTGCCGGTCTACCTGGTCCTGACGGCGGGTACGCCGATCGTCGACGCGGCGGTTCGGCGCTGGGGCGCGTGGGCGGCAGTGGGGCCCGCTGCGGTCGTCCTGCTGCTCGACCTGCTGCGGTACGGCCCGTGGTGGGAGCTGCCCGCGTCCGTGGGCACCCCGAACCTGATCGCCGCCTGGCTGGTGCCCTACGTGCTGGGGGTGGCCTTCGCCAGGGGCAGGCTGGTGCAGGCGGCCGGACCATGGCTGTTCGTCGCGGGGCTGGCGGCCTGCGTGGCGCTGATCGTGTTCGCCGACTATCCGGCGAGCATGACCGGGGTGACCGGCGCCGACCGCTCCAATATGGGCCCGCCCTCGCTGTTGGTCCCCGCGATGGCGCTGGCCCAACTCGGGGTGGCGTTGACGTTCTACCGGCGGTTGGCCCGGGCGCTGACCCGGCCGTGGCTCTGGGCGATCGTGGTGACGATCAATCTGGTGGCCATGACCGTCTACCTCTGGCATCAGACGGCGTTGATGTCGACCCAGCTGGCCACCCACGCGGTGGGACTGAGCCTTCTGGGATTCGACGGGGTGCCCGCCGATCTCACCTGGCTGTTGAGTCGCCTGGCGCTGCTGCCGCTCTGCGGTGTGGTGCTGTGCGGCTTCATCCTGCTCTTCCGACGGTGGGAGCAGCGCAGCGCCTCCACCGTGTTGCGGCCCGCCGCACCGGCAGGAGCGACTGCCGATGCGGCGCGGCCCACGGCGGCCGATCAGGACCCGCCGCGCCACACCTCGCCTGCGGGGTAG